TGGAAACAAGCAAACACGGCGGGTTTTGATGAACTCAATCGTATCAATGATGAATACGGATTACTGTCGGACAAATACAAGGAGTTTTAATGCAATTTAATCTCTATCAAAACCGTGAAAATAGCCATTCCCCATATTTACTTGATATACAAAGCGACCTCATTGATAGGCTTAATACTCCGCTAGTCATTCCGTTGTTTGATAGAAGTTTAGTTCGTCACGCATTACCTGTACGGCTGAACCCAACGCTGTTAGTCGAGGGTCGCCCCTATGTATTAATGACGCATCAGATGGCATCAGTACCTCATTCGTTACTTGATAAAATGGTTGCAGATTTTACAGATCAAAGAGATGACATAAAAAAAGCCATTGACCTACTTATAGATGGTTTTTAAGAGAGCTGAAGATCCCATAACCCATCATATACGTTAACGATTATTTACTGATAACGATAAGGTTGTGCTTTTTTTATGTTAATTTTAATGAAGTGCGCCCCCTCGCAGCACCTATGCAAGGGGATATGCTATTTAAAAGCCTAATTCATCTAATAAATCATCAACTTGAGATTGTGAAGCCATAACATTCACGCCTTCTTTATTGATTTGAGGTCCATTCAGCAAACTGTCATTTTGTTGTTTCACCCGCATTTCTGGCGGCGTATTTTCCATTAACAAAGCCAATAACTGTTTTTCAGCTTCTTCAACCACTTCCATCATTTTCTTAATCACTTGGCCAGTGAGATCCTGAAAGTCTTGAGCCATCATGATTTCTAGCAATTCCGCCTTAGTAGTATTGCTATCATCAATAACTTGACTAAGAAAAGCTTGCGTAGATTGATGTAATTCAGGTGTAATTTTCTCGCTATTGACGTTTTTCCATTGTAGCTGCAATGCCGTTGCATCCGCATGCATTTTTACCTGAAGTGGCTTCATAACATCAATACCATTTAAGGTTTTTTCTGCCGCCTGAGCCGTCATTTGCGCGATATAACGTAAGCGATCTTTACCATCAGGGATGCTTGCCACAGCCTGTTGAACACTTTTTTCAAGGCCCAGTTCACGCATACTTTCGCGTAGCGTTCTCATCAAGGTACCAATTCGAGTAATGACTTGCTTAAGGTCTTCATTACCCGAATTGTTCGCCGTTAATGTTTGTTCAGTCATCACACTCTCCTAGACAGGTGCGTTTATTGCAGCCCCATCTTTTCAAAAACTTTATTTAATTTTTCTTCTAATATCGCCGCAGTAAATGGTTTCACCACATAGCCACTTGCCCCTGCTTGCGCGGCAGCAATAATGTTTTCTTTTTTTGCTTCAGCCGTTACCATCAAAACTGGAATGTGTTTTAGCGCTTCATCACCACGAATAGTTTTTAATAATTCTAATCCATCCATATTTGGCATATTCCAATCGGCAACCACAAAATCAATGTGACCAGCACGAATTTTTTCTAATGCATCGACCCCATCTTCTGCTTCTTCTATTTTGTTAAAGCCTAATTCTTTTAATAAATTACGAACAATACGTCGCATAGTAGAAAAATCATCCACAACTAAAAAACTCAGATCTTTAGCGGCCATAACCACTCCTTCAAAAAGACAATAATAAATTCTGTAGCCGCTATGCAGATACAGTTGAAAGTCGAGCCAAAACACTTGGGGCAATTTTGGCAATATCTTGCACTTCATCTACCGCATTCAATTCGATCGCGGCTCGTGGCATACCAAATACCACACAGCTACTTTCGTTTTGTGCATAAGTCACCGCACCCTGTTGGCGCAGATTAAGCATGCCTTTTGCGCCATCCATTCCCATACCCGTCAATAAAATACCTACACATTTGCGCCCTACACATTTGGCAACAGAGTCAAACAAGACATCTACTGAAGGGCGATGACGGTTTACAGGCTCTGTTTGCTGCAAGCGAATGTGGTAACCATGTCCGTTATCAATAACCAACATATGTGAATCACCGGGAGCTATATAAGCAAAACCTTTTTGTAAAGGCTCATTGTGCTCCGCTTCTTTCACTGTGAGAGCACACAGCTTATTGAGCCGCTCAGCAAAAGAACGAGTGAAGCCTGCTGGCATATGTTGGGTGATCACAATCGGTGGGCATTCGGACGGTAGCATTTCTAATAATTGACGTATCGCTTCCGTTCCTCCAGTTGAGGCACCAACAGCAATCACTCGGCTATGACAAACATAAGATGAAAGTGGCTTCGCCAACTTCGCTGGCTCATTAGCCGTTTTATCATTACGTACAAAACGACTACGACGAGTGATCTTCGACATCGCTGCGGCACGGATCTTTTCACCAATCACATCACGGTAACTCATCATTGTTTCGCGAATACCAATTTGTGGCTTAGTCACAAAATCAACCGCACCTAGCTCTAATGCTTTTAAAGTGACTTCAGATCCTTTAGAAGTAAGCGTAGAAACCATCACAACAGGTAAAGGATGTAACCGCATTAATTTTTCTAAAAAATCAATGCCATCCATACGTGGCATTTCCACATCCAAAGTGATCACATCTGGTTCATGTTGCTTGATTAAATCGCGCGCGACATAAGGGTCAGGTGCTGTGTCAACAACCATCATATCGTTATGACTATTAATAATTTCACGCATGATTTGGCGCATCAGCGCTGAATCATCAACACAAAGCACTTTAATTTTTTCCATCACCATCACCCCTTCCTCGTCGGTTGTAGGCTATAGACAGTCTGTCCTTTAATTACAAAATGTTGTGATAATTGTGATAAATTTTCTGAGTGGCCAATAAACAGTAAACCATCAGGTTTAAGCAATGGAGCAAACCGCTCTAATAGTTTGATTTGCATGTCTTTATCAAAATAGATCATGACATTGCGACAAAAAATAGCATCGAAACGATGTTGAAGCTGCCAGTCACCATCCGTTAGGTTTAAAAATCTAAATTCGATCATATCTCTAAGTGATTGTTTTACACGGGCATAGCCTTCAAAATCACCCACTCCTTTCATAAAGTAGCGCTGGCGCTGAATTGCCGTTAGATTTTTTAGCTCTTCAATTCGATAAATACCTGTCTTCGCTTTATCAAGTACTTCGGTATCAATGTCGCTTGCAATAATTTTTGCATTCATCGCTTGTGCGCCAAGCACATCACTTAATGTCATCGCAATAGAGTAAGGCTCTTCACCGGTCGAAGAAGCAGCGCACCAGATGTTGATATTGCTATTTTTACGAGCACGAACAAACTCACTCAACGTCACAAAATGGTGCGGCTCCCGAAAAAATGCAGTCAAATTAGTTGTTAGTGCATTGACAAAAGCTTGCCACTCCGGATGTAAAGGTTCACGTTCAAGTAGGCGTAAATACTCAGCAAAATTATTAACCTTACAGTCACGTAACCGTTTGAGCAGCCTGTTGTACACCATGTTTTTCTTATTCATGGTAAGAACGATGCCCGACTTTTTGTGGATAAACCGACAAACCCGACCAAATTCTTCATCGGTCAATGGTTCTACTTGTGGTGAAAAAAGCATCGTACCTTGTCCTATTTGATAGAAACCCAAAAGCAGCCGATAGCCGACTGCTTAATGGCTAACTCCAGCAATAATCATTAATTAACACGAACACTTTTCGATTCCGATATGTCAAAAAAGGCGACCGTATCGACTAAATTATTGGCTTGATCTTCTAATGCAGCCGTCGCACTTGTTGACTGCTCAACTAAGGCAGCATTTTGTTGTGTGACGAGATCCATCTGACTCACCGCAGTAGCAACCTGCTCAATGCCGCGGCTTTGTTCATTCGATGCAGAAGCAATATTTCCCATTAGTTCAGTGACTTGATTAACTGCGGCCACCAATTCATTCATTGTTTGTCCTGCTTCATTCACCAACTGAGAGCCTTGATTAACACGACCAACCGATTCATCAATCAATGTTTTGATCTCTTTTGCCGCTTCCGCACTCCGTTGTGCTAAGGCACGAACTTCCCCCGCAACAACGGAGAATCCACGCCCTTGTTCACCAGCGCGTGCAGCTTCTACGGCAGCATTCAATGCCAAAATATTTGTTTGGAAGGCAATACCATCAATCACACTAATAATTGCACTGATTTTTTGCGAGCTATGGGAAATCGCGGTCATCGTGTCAATCACATCAACGGTGATGTCCCCCCCTTTTGTTGCTGTTTTAGATGCAGATATCGCTAATTCACTTGCTTGACGTGCGTTATCCGCATTTTGCTTCACGGTTGCTGTTAGCTCTTCCATACTTGCAGCAGTCTCTTCTAATGAAGCGGCTTGCTGCTCAGTACGAGATGATAAGTTGTTATTACCCAAAGCAATTTCGCGAATACCGGTATACATTTGATCCGTATTGGTCCTCAGAGTGGTCACTGAAGTGGCCAGTGACGCTTGCATTAATTTTAACTGTTCAAAAACTTCACCAATTTCATCACGAGAGGTAACACGAATATCTTGATTCAATTTCCCTTGAGCCAATCTCATAAAATGATCACTCATGCTAATGAGAGGATAAATCACTTTACGCTTCATCCAAAAGTGCGCGAAACCAGAGACAGCTAAAATGGTGAATGTCACAGCAAAAAACATAATCCAAGCAATTTTGTTATAAAAATTGGCAGAATCGAGGGAGTTTTGGCTATCTGTGGTTAAAATATCCATATACTCATCAAGTGCTTTTGCCATTTGCTCTTGGTGTTGTTGAGCAGGTAATGCCACATAGCCTGGAATATCATTGTTATCAATCAATGCTCTAAGCTGTTTTAAAATAACCACAAACGCTTGATACTTTTCTTCAATCGCAGCTAAGTTTTCTTGCTCACTTAACAATGGTTGAGCTTTAAATTGTTCATAATCGCCAGCTGATTGACGTAAAAACTCATCAAAAGCCTCTTTAGCTTGTTCAATACTGGTGGCATCTGAATTAACTTTGATGTGCACCACTATTTGAGTGAGTGTGCTACGTGCCTGCATGAGATCTTCATAGGTTTTTTCCAGTAAATCACGCTTTTTAGAACCAAGATCTATGCGCTCTAAAGAAGAAAGCTCACTCGACACGATCCCTAATGACAGGGCGCTCGATAGAATTTGCATTCCACAAAACATCACAAGGAGCAGATATAAACTGACTGAAATTCGAATACTCTTCATTTTTTATCCCCACATATGCCAGCTAGAACTTCTATGCTCTGCTGTCACTCTCGCAGTACGCACAGAAACGCTGCCAACGATAAAACGTGGCCGCGTTGGTCTGAGTTTTTAGAAAGTTTCCCAATTGTCATCATCTTGGTGATCCTTCGATGATATTTTTTTCAGATCTGGCGTTTTGACGATATTTGAAATCGTTCTTGCCGCAGGCTCCGTCATTCGTAAATCTTTTTGTTTCATCGCAGGTAAGCGAAAAATAGCAATGAGTTGCGCAAGTTTGGCTACCTGTTCTTCCAATACATTGGCGGCAACCGCTGATTGCTCAACTAATGAGGCATTTTGCTGTGTCACTTTATCCATTTCAGCAACAGCAATACTCACTTGAGAGATACCTTTGCTTTGTTCATCTGAAGCCAAAGCGATATGCGACATAATGTCTGTTACCCGAGTGACAGATTCAACAATCTTAGTCATTGTTTCACCTGCATCTTCTGCTTGGCGAGCTCCGGTATCAGTTCTTGAAACAGAATCTTCAATCAGGGTTTTTATTTCTTTGGCTGCATTCGCACTACGTTGGGCTAAGTTACGCACCTCATCAGCAACTACAGCAAAACCACGACCATGTTCCCCTGCTCTTGCTGCTTCAACGGCTGCGTTGAGTGCTAATATATTGGTTTGGAAAGCAATGCTATCGATGACCGCAGTGATATCTGAAATTTTTTGCGAACTATCTGCGATATTCAACATAGTATTCACTACGTTAGAGACCACTTTTCCGCCTTCTTTAGCAATTGCAGAGGCTTGGCTAGCAAATTCACTCGCTTGATGTGCATATTCTGTGTTCTGCTTAACTGTGGCAGTCAGCTCACTCATACTCGCCGCCGTTTCTTCTAAACACGCGACTTGCTCTTGAGTACGTGCGGAGAGATCATTATTACCCGCAGCAATTTCACTCGTACCTTGATAGATAGTTTCACTACCATCTCGCACACCGCGAACAGTATTAATCAACTCTTGCTGCATATGTTCAACACCACGAGCCAGCTCACCAATTTCGTTGGTGGACTTTGTATCAACTGTCGGGGTTAAATCACCAGCAGCAAAAACATTAATACGCTGAATTAATAGCCCTAATGGCTCAATAATACCTTTACGAACATAGCGGTAACTCAGGAAACCGATCAGTGCCAATATGATAGACAAGACAATAATTAAATATAAAGACTGGCGATAATTGGCATCTGCACGTTGCACTTCACTCTGAAAATCAGATGAGATATCAGCAAAATAAGCATTAAATTGCTCTTCAAATTGAATTTGATGTCCAGATGTACGATGTGCGTAGAATTTATCAAGCTGCCCTTTTTGCGCATATTCGCCTAGTTGAACTAGCGCATTGCGGTAGGTTTCGTAAGTTAAAAACAACTGCTCAAACTTTGCTTTATCATAGCTAGTCTCTTCCACTAGCTTGTTATAGCGTTGATAAGCTGAATCAGCAGCTTTAAAATTACGAGCTGCTGCTTTAATTAAATCATCTGCATTAGCATCATCTTGATAATCGCGACCTTCTAATAGCAAAGCGTTCACGGATCGATTTAGATTAGCGCGTGCTTGCAATAAATTAACCCAACTTTCCGTTAATAGTTGCCTCTGGCGTTGAAGTGAATTCAAATAATTAATGCTGTCGCTATTATCCCCCAGCTTATTAAACATCAATCCACTGGATATTAATTGCAACAGAATAAAGATAAAAATAACGGACAAAAGTCCTGATACGATTTTAATTCGACTGTGCATGAGGTTGTACTGACATAATGTTATTGTTATTTTGATATCGGTCTCATGGCTAAAAACTTTAGCCATGATGAGTGGAATATTTGTGCGGCGAATTCTTTTATCGCGACTCAATTAATATACAAATGAATGAAGTAGGCCATGCGGACACGGCCTACCTCACAAGTGAATGTTATTACTAATATTTACCGTTATACCTAACACAATATTAAAGCTTTAACTGCATCATTTTACGTAAGTTCTTATTCTGTCATACTATCAATGAGCGCCATTTCATCACTGGTTAATAATTTTTCAATATCAACAAGGATCAGCATCCGTTCGCCTACGGTTCCAAGACCCGTTAAATATTGTGTGGATAAAGTTACGGCAAAATCAGGCGGTGCTGCGATTTGTTCTTCATTTAAAACCAGCACATCAGAAACACCATCAACTACTATTCCCACAACTCTATCTTTTAAATTTACAACAATAACCACCGTATTATCGTTATAAGTGATATTTTGATGGGAGAATTTTACTCGTAAATCAATAATTGGAATGATCACGCCTCTTAAATTCGTCACGCCTTTAATAAAATCCGGCGTATTGGCAATCCGAGTGACTTGTTCATAGCCTCGAATTTCCTGCACTTTTAAGATCTCAATACCATACTCTTCTTCACCTAAAGTAAAAATAAGGTAACCTTCTCCATTTTTTTCTTCTTCCAGTTTATTTAAATCATCATCCAACATTGACATGGTGTTTAGCCTCTATTTAGTGCATAACGGGTTGTGCACTTTGCTGCTTTTTTTTAAGCAAAATGCTGTTGTTCATTTTTTGTAACTCTGCAACATCTAAAATAAGCGCAACAGAACCATCGCCCATGATCGTGGCAGCCGAAATACCCGGAATTTTGCGGTAATTACTTTCAATATTTTTCACAACCACTTGCTGCTGCCCAACTAATTTATCCACCAGCAATGCAAAGCGATGCCCTGCATGCTGAATAATCAGCACAATGCTGTTGGATAAATCTGACTCTGCGCCTTTGATACTAAAGACTTGATGTAATTCAACTAATGGAAGGTACTCACCACGAACTAATAACATTTTTTCTTCGCCAGCAAGACGATATATATCTTCTTGGCGTGGTTGTAATGTACTGATAATTGCACTGAGTGGAACAATAAATACATCATCCGAAACTTTTACTGACATACCATCAAGTATTGCTAAGGTCAGAGGTAACAAAATACGAATAATAGTTCCTTTACCCTCGGTAAAACCTATTTGTATACGCCCGCCCATGTCTTGAATGTTACGTTTAACCACATCCATGCCTACGCCACGGCCAGAAACATCAGTGATAACTTCAGCTGTAGAAAAACCAGGCGCCATAATCAACATCGCAATCTCTTCATTGCTCATTCCATCATGGACACTCATTCCTTGGGAACGTGCTTTGGCGAGAATGCGTTCGCGATTTAATCCTGCACCATCATCACGTACTTCAATACAGATGTTGCCACTTTGATGTGAAGCAGAGAGAGTTAATGTCCCTGTTTCAGGTTTGCCGTTTGCTATTCTCACTTCTGGTTTTTCAATACCATGATCAAGACTATTGCGAACAAGGTGGTTAAGCGGATCGACAATCCGTTCAATTAAGCTTTTATCAAGCTCCGTCGCACTTCCCTCCACTTTGAGCTCAATTTTTTTATTCAGCTTTGTGGCTATATCACGCACCATTCGAGGGAAACGGCTAAATACATAATCCATCGGCATCATGCGAATCGACATCACTGACTCTTGCAGTGCTCGTGAATTACGTTCTAATTGGACAATGGAACTTAATAAATCGCTATACTCATTATGATCCAATTGCTGACTATGTTGCGTCAACATCGATTGAATAATGACTAATTCGCCCACTAAGTTAATAAGCTGATCAACTTTTTCAACGGCAACTCGAATGCTACTTGAATCATTTTTTGTTTTTGCTGGCGCAGTCTTACGTGGAGTAGTCGATGCTTCCTTACTGGCTGTGCTTGCTATTTTATTAACTTCAAGCTCCGCAGCTTGTTCGCTTTTCACCTCATCAGAACCTACATTATTTGAAGATGGTAAATAAGCTAAGCAAGTTTGTGCATCCACCCTCTGATGGGTAATTTGTGATCCATCAACCACAAAACACAGAACCCCACAAATATCGTCAATAGTGGTATTCGTGCCAAGCCATGCAACTAGACTGTCTTCTGTTTTTTGGGTGTGATACAAAGAACCGAATAAGGCCAACTCATCCGTAAGTAAATCCACTTCATTCGCTTTTAATTGAGTCAATGTGATGATGACATAATATGAATAATCATCAGCTATCGCGGCAACTGTCTCGGCTTGCATAGACTGCGGTAATGGAAGCTCCTGACTTATCACCTCTTCTGCTGTTTGTTCAACTCGCCCAAGGACTTCGCAAATACGTTTAAAAGTCTCTTCATCGGGTAATGAGTCATTTTTATAAGCCTCTAATTGCGAAGCCATAACATCTTTGGCATCCAGAAAAACATCAATGATATCAGGCGTGAGAGTCAATTCATCATGGCGTGCTTTATCAAGTAAATTTTCCAATGTATGAGTCGTGTTTTGCAACTGTGTGAAACCAAACGTCGCAGCACCACCTTTTATTGAATGTGCACTGCGAAAAATCGCATTGAGCTGTTCGCTATCAGGATCAAAAGGGTCGAGCTCAAGCAAATGTTGTTCCATATCCCTAAGTAGCTCATCAGCTTCATCGAAAAACGTTTGATAAAACTCGGTAATATCCATGGTTTTCATCCAATTTAGCTTAGGTTTCACTTAATGCTGTATACCCATTTCGAGGCATACAATGACAATCAGTTTGTTAACATTGATAACGGCGCTGAGTTTTATTCCTCATCCGCGGTTTTCTTATCATCAACTGGCGCTACATCCACTTGTTGTAGCGATTTTTTCAATACATCATTTAAAGGAGTCGCCCCCTCGTATTCATGCAGGATTTGTGCAGTTTCCGTATCATTTAATACAATGATGCTAATACGGCGGTTAATTGGCGCTAATCCATTGTTTTTATCGAGATGAATACTTGATGCCATCCCCACCACACGCAAAATTTTGTCTTGATTTAATCCACCTGCAATTAATTCTCTTCGAGAAGCATTAGCTCTATCTGCTGATAATTCCCAATTGTTATAATTGGCACTATTGGCATAAGGCAAATCATCGGTATGACCAGAAATACTGATCCGATTAGGAACATCATTAAGCAGAGGTGCTATCGCTCGTAAAATATCGCGCATATAGGGTTCAACATGAGCCGACCCCACCATGAACATAGGACGATTTTCACTATCAACAATTTGGATACGTAAACCATCATCAATCATGTCGATTAACAAATGAGGTTTTAATTCATTGAGACGCGGATCTTTAAGAATGGCTTGTTCAAGAGATTGCTTTAATTTTTCAAAGCGATAATTTGCCGCATCCTCAATTTTATTATTTGGTTCAGGCAAAATATCGCCCTCACGAAAGACAATATCCTTCCCTCCACCAGGAATTGGGTTGGTGGCGTCACCACTTTTTTTACCTGAATTAATAGCCGTTTTTAATGGTGTACGAAAATATTCTGCTATCTGAGTTAACTCTTGTGGACTGGATATCGAAATCAACCACATAACCAAAAAGAACGCCATCATCGCCGTCATAAAATCCGCATAGGCAATTTTCCAAGAACCACCATGTCCATTTTGATGATTACTAACCCGTTTTTTAACACGAATAATATGGGCGTTATTTGCTCTCATGGATTAATTACTCCTCGTTCTGTGTTTGTGAGCGATTACCCACTTTCACTTCGCGAACTTTATCTTCTAACTCAGTAAAAGAAGGACGATCGACGCTGTACAGAACCTTACGTCCAAACTCAACCGCAATTTGTGGTGCATATCCCTGCAATGCCGAAAGAAAAGTAACTTTGATACATTCCATCATTTTTAGTTGTTCACTACTGCGTAAGCGGATCAAAGCCGCCAAAGGTAAAATGAACCCATAAGCCACTAAAATTCCGAGAAAAGTTCCCACCATCGCATGAGCAATTAATGCGCCAAGCTCACCAGCAGGCCTATCTGCGGAGCCTAATGCATTAACAACCCCTAATACGGCGGCAACAATACCAAATGCAGGCATAGAATCACCGACCATTTGTAAACCAGATGCTGGCACCTCGCTCTCTTGACGAAAGGTTTCTAGCTCTTCATCCATCAACGCTTCAATTTCATGGCTTTGTAAGTTACTGGTTACCATTAAGCGCAAATAATCAACAATAAACATAGTTGTGGTTTTATCTTTTAATACGCGAGGATATTGAGAAAAAATTTCACTTTCTTGAGGGTTTTCAATGTCTTTTTCAAGGGCCAACAAGCCCTCTTGGCGTGATTTATTTAATAACTGAAAGAGCAGTGCCATAAGATCCATGGACATTGCTTTGTTATAAGAGGAACGACGAAATAACAGTGGTAACACTTTAATTAACGCTAAAATCGATTTTCCACTGTTACCAACAACGAATGCACCTAGGCCTGCCCCTAAAATAATAACGAATTCAGCAGGTTGATAAAGTGCCCCTAGATGGCCACCTACCATTAAATAACCGCCAATAACGGTAGCTGTAACAATGATATAACCGATGAGTATTAACACAATATTCCCTTCAACTCAGTTAGATAACAGATGGCAGTCAAAGGGAATTATTGGGAATAACAGGCACATACGTTACCTGTTTATACTCGTTATATTTTAAGTTGTAGAATAACTCTAACGAATGGTTGATAGTGTCCAATTGGGCTAGCTACCGTGATTTCACTGCATTTTGCAGTCATTCCCTACTCGCTTACCTACAGCTCAAATTATTAAGAGTATACCGAATTAATCCAATCACATTACCGCTTTGGTAATGCCACCCTGTCGATATAGCGTAATATCGGCGGGATGTTCGGAAAGTTTACGTTTTTTTATTGCCCGTGATGGCGGCTGACACAAACTACAGGTAAAACTGTTTTCTGGTATATGTGCATAAGTGATAAAAGACCCATTACAACAGCTACATACAGAGCTTTGCAACATGCCACTTTCAACAAAACGAACTAGCGTCCATGCACGAGTCAAAGCTAATAGAGGTTCTTCTTCTGATGATGGCATGCACTGTTCTAAATACAAGCGATAGGCTTTTAAAATAGCATCAACGCCTTTGCAGTGACCTGTATTAATTAAAAATTGGTATGCATTATAAAACATGGAAGAGTGAATATTTTGTTCCCAAGTCATAAACCAATCTGTTGAAAATGGCAACATTCCCTTAGGCGGAGGGCACCCTCGTAATTCTTTATACAAACGGATCAACCGACCGCGGCTAATTTGAGTTTCACTTTCTAGCATTTGGAGACGCGCCCCTAAAGAAATTAGTTCCATCGCGAGACGGATATCACTAGCTTCTTTAACAATACTTTTTTCAGTAATGCTACTCATTATTTTCTCGCTATTTCATTTTCATTTGCCTTGTGCGTTTGCAACAAGTGGGTTGAAAGTAATATGCCTGTATGGATTTGTTGTAATTCATCGACTCTAGAATCACGAGTTAGCGTTTCTATCGTG
This portion of the Providencia manganoxydans genome encodes:
- the cheA gene encoding chemotaxis protein CheA: MDITEFYQTFFDEADELLRDMEQHLLELDPFDPDSEQLNAIFRSAHSIKGGAATFGFTQLQNTTHTLENLLDKARHDELTLTPDIIDVFLDAKDVMASQLEAYKNDSLPDEETFKRICEVLGRVEQTAEEVISQELPLPQSMQAETVAAIADDYSYYVIITLTQLKANEVDLLTDELALFGSLYHTQKTEDSLVAWLGTNTTIDDICGVLCFVVDGSQITHQRVDAQTCLAYLPSSNNVGSDEVKSEQAAELEVNKIASTASKEASTTPRKTAPAKTKNDSSSIRVAVEKVDQLINLVGELVIIQSMLTQHSQQLDHNEYSDLLSSIVQLERNSRALQESVMSIRMMPMDYVFSRFPRMVRDIATKLNKKIELKVEGSATELDKSLIERIVDPLNHLVRNSLDHGIEKPEVRIANGKPETGTLTLSASHQSGNICIEVRDDGAGLNRERILAKARSQGMSVHDGMSNEEIAMLIMAPGFSTAEVITDVSGRGVGMDVVKRNIQDMGGRIQIGFTEGKGTIIRILLPLTLAILDGMSVKVSDDVFIVPLSAIISTLQPRQEDIYRLAGEEKMLLVRGEYLPLVELHQVFSIKGAESDLSNSIVLIIQHAGHRFALLVDKLVGQQQVVVKNIESNYRKIPGISAATIMGDGSVALILDVAELQKMNNSILLKKKQQSAQPVMH
- the motB gene encoding flagellar motor protein MotB — its product is MRANNAHIIRVKKRVSNHQNGHGGSWKIAYADFMTAMMAFFLVMWLISISSPQELTQIAEYFRTPLKTAINSGKKSGDATNPIPGGGKDIVFREGDILPEPNNKIEDAANYRFEKLKQSLEQAILKDPRLNELKPHLLIDMIDDGLRIQIVDSENRPMFMVGSAHVEPYMRDILRAIAPLLNDVPNRISISGHTDDLPYANSANYNNWELSADRANASRRELIAGGLNQDKILRVVGMASSIHLDKNNGLAPINRRISIIVLNDTETAQILHEYEGATPLNDVLKKSLQQVDVAPVDDKKTADEE
- the motA gene encoding flagellar motor stator protein MotA, translating into MLILIGYIIVTATVIGGYLMVGGHLGALYQPAEFVIILGAGLGAFVVGNSGKSILALIKVLPLLFRRSSYNKAMSMDLMALLFQLLNKSRQEGLLALEKDIENPQESEIFSQYPRVLKDKTTTMFIVDYLRLMVTSNLQSHEIEALMDEELETFRQESEVPASGLQMVGDSMPAFGIVAAVLGVVNALGSADRPAGELGALIAHAMVGTFLGILVAYGFILPLAALIRLRSSEQLKMMECIKVTFLSALQGYAPQIAVEFGRKVLYSVDRPSFTELEDKVREVKVGNRSQTQNEE
- the flhC gene encoding flagellar transcriptional regulator FlhC produces the protein MSSITEKSIVKEASDIRLAMELISLGARLQMLESETQISRGRLIRLYKELRGCPPPKGMLPFSTDWFMTWEQNIHSSMFYNAYQFLINTGHCKGVDAILKAYRLYLEQCMPSSEEEPLLALTRAWTLVRFVESGMLQSSVCSCCNGSFITYAHIPENSFTCSLCQPPSRAIKKRKLSEHPADITLYRQGGITKAVM